AAGTTTGGGGGAAGTTGAACTAAATACCAGTCCCTCCCACAAACAAATACAACATTAAGCAGGGCCTTAGGGAAAATATGGCGATTGCGAGGTGATCTCTACCCAaaccagaaagaaagaaacatacaGAACTCACTATCTACTTTGTGCAAACCATTTAGTAACTAATTTTAAGACTCGAATCTCGAGGACTTAAGAGTCGAGAAGTGACTTTCCATCAGAGATCGTTTGATTCCGTGGACTCAGATTGAACCACTCTGGTTATTTCCATGGAACCAGTACCTAGCTCTCTCACCTCCTTCTATCCAAAAATACCGTGGGGTTCCTCCCCTATCAGcaaattattttattaagACTCCAGTCTCTCCTTGCAATTAACTgccatgacaaaaaaaatcacgacAGAGTGTTGGCAAAGGAAGCATCAACTTTATTCACCAAGTGATATGCTGCCAACATGAACATATGATTCCAAAGATGACAATTCTTCTCAATTATTCTACTCAGTGTCCCTCAAAAGTTATTAGTATTTTAGGCGTATCTTAGGCCAACTCAGGTCCAAACAATCTAACTGGCAGAAGCACAGAAGATGCTGTGTAAGAGATAAAAGGACTGGTTTATACACATGTCAGTTGTCACCTGAGGTTGAGACTGAAGGAACCATGAGCTATCTACATTCACCATTCTAAATACAGGACAGCATGCTAGTAAAGTTTATCTATTGAACatgcttttcttttcgaaCTTCATTTGGTATTCAAGATATATCATGGCGTGATATATTTAAAACCATGATCAGCCATTCTTTTTAAGTCATTATCTTGTTGCTGCAAATACAAATGCACATGTGCATTTACACAGTAGGTAAGATGCAAAGTGCTGCTACCAATTATATAGATAGCATACCTCACTCGAAGGTACCTTCAAGCTTTCACGCAGTGCTGGGTTTTCCAGTTTCTGGAGTAGCACACCTAGGCAAGGAAATCCTACATAATGTTTGGAAACAGTTAAACATTGAGGACAGCAACTTCAACAGACTGCAGCAATCTCACATCAGAAAACCAGTAGCTCATAATACAGTGGCACTAACTAAtgcatactccctccgtcccatattaagtgactcaaatttgcacaaatatggatgtatctatgcctaaaaagcgtctagatacatgtaatagaaagtcacttaatatgggacggagggagtacttgataTACAAACAGTTTTTTTGACCGGAAGATATACACACAGTTAGGAAATGCTTATAAATCATTTGACAGGTCAAAAAGGGTTGAGCAAAAATTACTATTTCTAACTCTACGCAGCGAAGATAGGATAATTACTTGGTTGGCTGGCCACACAAAGTATTTTTTGCAAGCAAATGAACAACTAGTTATAAGTCAATATATAATCAAGTACCTATGGCATAGTTTAGTGTGTTTTCTGTTTCTGAAGAGGGGTATACTTTACCTGTGTATTTTCCATTTTTCCGATAGTCATTCAGGAAATGGGATACAACTGTAGTTGGAATAACGTATCCAATATTTTCAGCTTCATCTGACCTGAATACCTAAACAAAACACAGTATGAAAAAGGGAATAGAAAGACCAGAAGATAAATATTACCCCTCTCGTATTTTACTTAGGCATGGCCAACAGACAAAAGGACTTGAACCCCGCTTCCGTTTTTTGTACCCAATAGGAAATACAATGAGATAATATTCTCTGATATATATGCCCAAGCTCAGGTTCTTACTCAAGCTTTTCTAGTTTTCTACCATAGTACATatgtatatactccctccgttccataattcttgtctcaaatttgcgcaataatggatgtatctattcctaaaaagcgtctacatacatgtaatatttctacaagaattatggaacggagagaataTATTGTATAGTACGAACCAAAATGCCATTGCTCTGGTATGAAATCCTTAGCAATTTTGAATTTCCTGTTTTGTTTCTAAAATAGAGATTTCTATTTGTTATGTAAGTGATTTCGGAAAGCCACTACATTGGCAAAGGAGTGCTAATTAAGTGCAAGGTATGTATTTGGGTGAGTACAGTAATACCACCGTATTTGACCATTATCCTTGTCATCTAACTTAAGCATTTGATGTTGCATCAAAATTACGCACTAACAGGGCTTTGAGGGAATCTTTCATGTTTGTTGATAAAAAGCCTGAGGAAATATCTTTTACTTGAATGGAAAAACAAAGTAGCTATGGGCCTTATGGCTTATGAAACATTGGATGTGATTCTAATCCATGACAAGTACCTGAGGAaagattattttttatttgaatggaaaaacaaaatagcTATTGGCCTTGTGGCTTATGAAACGTGAAATGGATGTGATTCTAATCCATGACAAGTAAAATCAGATCTGAGTTGATATAGCTGAACCATAAAACTCTGAGATTTTCTTCTAAATGCCAAAAAGTCTGTTTTACTAGTTTGAATTGGTATTTTGTTCAAACCTGATTGTTTCTAACACAGTATTATGCACACCAGCTATATGCACACATCAGCTACCTAACAACCAGTAAAAGTACCTGAAATGCCACCCCAATGCATTCCCCTTGCTCATTAAAAGCTGGTCCACCACTGTTTCCTGCACGAATGCAAGcaaaataaaactcatcttACCATTTGTCAAGTATAAATTGCAATTACAGTAAGGTAGATGCCATATAAAAATTAAGGTAAGGCAGAAGCAATGACATAGCAATGCTCTAAATATCCTCTTCAATTATATTTAAAAAGAATGGCAACGAAAGTTCTGCCTAAAAGAAATCACAAGTTAAAGGTGAAAGCAAACCAGCGTTTATTGCTGCATCAATTTGAACGCCAAGAAGATCTGATGTTCCATGTGCATATGGTGTGACCTGGGCTATTCCAAAGGTAAGATAGTGTAAGTTTAACTATGTAACTAAAAGTAAACTGATATAAATATGAATGCCTTAGAACATGTATCAAATCTTATTGCTGCCAATATGCCTCTTAAATAATATCGAATTTATTATTCCTTCTTTTAGAAAAGCATTACTGTCAATTCCATATAAAAGGTTGACACAGAATTCCGTATGGCATATTTTGGTCAAACAAGGTCATGAGACCAATAGAATAGTAGAGGGAAATAGAAATGACAACTGTTATGTTAATGTATTAAGAATAAGAGGGAAAATAGTTTGCATGAGGGCGGAAAAACGAAATGATCATcaaatttgcatgcatgtcatatattttgaaataaaactGAAAAAATTATAGGGTTAATATTTTGACATGGGGGGAGTAACTGGTAGTGATAATTACTTGAATACCAAACTATTGCTAACTATTTCTACACCTAACTAATGGAGTATTAGGAGAAGACGAGGGTAGTTTCTGTCAGCAAGCAGCAAAGTTAATGCATCACTATTCCAAAAAATGTGTTCAGAAGTTCAGAAACTGATCACAGAAAGCAGTCAAGTTTTTGTTCCACATCCTAGAAACATGCACCGTGAGAAGTAAAGATAATATCATCTAGCAAATAGCAATACAAAAATACGAGGAATTTGTTGACATTTGAGAAATAGGACAACTATTTTTTTGATAATACAGAAATGGGACAGTCAttgtcatgcatgcaacatTATCACTTCTCTCCCTGTTAGGAAAAACTGAATGAGCCAAGAGATAGCACCTCAATGCGTGATACAACGCCCTTTGTTACAGATATCGTGTCTCCACCAAGAGGATATCCGACAACAGTGACTGAATCCTGGGGTAAACCATAGGAACAATGTTAGATGAAGAACAGGGAAAATTGGCATATCATTTAACATCTCGCAAATGTAGCTACAAATAGTACAACACAAGCTGCTACATTTCAGGGTATAGTCGCGCTCCCAGTAAGTACATGCTACATTAGAACATTACATAGATAATTACCTGAAGGCATGGCAAACGACCAAGTTGAAGTGGTTCTGTTCCTCGCCAAAACTCTTCATTCTCAACAGAGAGCAACGCAAGGTCACATTCTGTGCCCCTAGCTACAACCTGTAAACCGCTTAATGAGACGACATTTTACCAAATCAGATTTTGCAAAAGTTCAATAAAATTGTAATTAAtaaccaaaaaaatattacttGAAAAAGATATTGCTTGTCGtagctttgtctagatacgcatgtatctacacactgAAATGCCtctagatacatgcgtatctagacaaagttgcgatAAGTAATTTGGATCGGAAAATGGTAGACATTAATCATCCTCAAAATCAATCAATCCAGACTTTAACCAATCCAAAGTCCCGGCTATGGACTCAAATCTCACCAATATAGTGGAAAATGCAGACAGACAGTCAGCAAAGTCGGCAAGCTAAGTTTGGTAAGCAACAGCCTGTACCAGTAATGTCAGGACTTAGGAGTAAAAAGTTCGCTCATTGGTGGAGTGTCTTGTATAATAACTCTAAGCATGTCTCCATGTTCAGGTAATGCAAATTATGCGAGAAAGGTTTTGGATAAAATCTCTAGATAGCAGCACAGATACAGGGAAAGTGTACCTTGGCGACATACTTTTTGTCATCTCCCCTTCGCTTTACTTTAATCTGTATATAAAAGAATAGTTACTTCAATATCAGAAAAATGGCATAACTAAACTATTATCTGTCAAAACAATTGTATAACAATATTGGCAGAAATCTTAGTTAGTCTAACCAGTTCAGTCATTCAAACACGTAAATTAACCAGCCCAACAATTGCAGAGGAAGCAGTAGATTAGAGCCAAATTATATGTTAACAGTTGAGTTGGAACTTTACAATTTcagaggaacaacaaaatttCAGCCAAGTTGGTGCAGGAGTTTCTGCACTATTGGAAAACCTGGAAGTTGAAATTGTCTTGATTCTGTTTACATCCCATGCTATGGTGTGATCATGTGGATAGTACTCCTAGCTAAATAAGAATACAAGAATTTCTAGGGAGTGTTTGGTTAATAGCCTAAGGTTGCCATGCCTGCAGCCTGCCTAACCTTAGTGATGCCACAACATATTAGGCATGTGTTTGGTTCATTCCCACACATCCTTAGCCATATGGTCCAGATGTCAATGTCATAGGGTCATTTTCTTGTTAAATGTTGCCACACTTGTGGTGGCCACTTTGTCCAACACACTTTTTTGTGCCAACCATAATCCACCTAAAGTTAGTTGCGGTAAAGCTAGTTATGAACCAAACATGTCCTAGATTTGTTTCAGGACAACTTACAAGTTAATAAGCCATGCAAACTAAAATGAGTAAAATATTGGATTGACCTAAGAAGAATATTAGGAAACGATTTAAAAGGAGGTATGTCTAAATATGAGGACCCAAGACTCCactataaaataaaaaactgaAATTCATAGGTATAACAAATTAAGTAAGCACCTGGGTGTCATGTTCAACACAATGAGCATTTGTCAACAGCTTACCATCACCGATCATAAAAGCGCTGCAAAAGTAATGTTTAGTAAGGTAAGCAGAGGTTATAAATTGAAGACATGCTGGATCACACTCCTATTATATTGTAATGAGTGACTGCATTCAAAATACGCAGATAAAGGTTAAGGTATAAAAGTGAGGCTTGCTTGTCCATGACTTCAACAAGTACAAAGCATTTCAGAATGAAACAACCATGACATATGTTTACAATTTACTTGTTTAAACATGAAGTTTCCCAATCAGTTTGCGAAAAGGGTACACTACAACTCCCATATATAATAAATCACTAGCATAATTAATCAAAATGCTTAAGACCATGCCCTTCCCCACCAGCACATAAAACACATGGGATGACAGAAGGCAGTACTGCATATTAGCAAGGTAAAGAAACAAGTCGAATAAGAATTTCAATCAAAATAAGTATTAGATCAATACTTGCCTCCCAGTGCTCGAATTTTGCCTCTGCTTTTGCCAAGGAAGCCCATAATCAGGTCTAATATGAGTACAGTAGACCTAACAAGAGAGCAGCTAGTTAAACGCACCAGACATGACCAATTATAAAAAACCACATCAGTAGGACATAAGTAAAATCAAGATAAGAATATCTCTAACTTTGAGCAGGTTAGAGCACTATGCTTGATAAACATACTATGCCAAAGTACATTTGTAATAATAGAAGCAGTATCTAGCACGTAATTAAGGTCTCTCACTAAACTATGGACTAACTGAAATAAGGTACAGGCATACAGTAACAAGAACAAGCATTGTCAACAGCCATGAAATATATTCTCGAGACTCACCTTAACAACAGCATTAAAGAATTTGTCTTCTTCAAGGTCCTCAAAATCAGCAACCTAGCACAACAACATAGTTAGCAGGAAAACCATGGAAATTTAGTGATGCCAAATATAAAAATCTACGATGCGAAATGAAGATCATTAGATCcattgtgaaatatatttccATAGTGTCTTAGTTTGACACTGTATATGTTGATAAATTTTTTTATAAGCTTGGTCAAACTTAGCCAACAAAAGTTAAACGCCCTgcattttggaacggagggagtagtttgcaGTGGATATGTGAAATAGTGGTGCAAAGGGTCTTCACAGCTAATATGTGCACAGAAAATAGAGGATGGAACACTAACACAAATTGAGGATCTCACAGACGCCGAAGCTTGAAAGGGTAAATGAGATATTCTAGATTAAAGCATGGCATAATTAATATCTATCCAAAATGGAGAACGAGGCGATTAACATTGTCTTGCGTACAACAATGGAGGGCACCAAATTGCAGTCCAAGGCACCCATCCAATCGAAGCACCGCAATGCTTACAGAGGCAGCAAACACTTCGATACAAGCTTTCAAACCCAATTAAATAACCTCCTCCCAGTGAATTGGAATGCACATTCTACTCCGAACTCTTAGCATCTAAAGCACAATTCCCACTACTGCAGGCATGGAATTCCATTGCGTATCGTACCTGCGACTCCTTGAAATCAACGGAGAGCCCCTTCTCCTTGCGCGTGGACGACGCCAGCGagccccctccgccgccgccgatgacgCCCCGCCGCTTCTTCGACGCCCCCTCCAGCTGCGGAAAACCCCCAACAAAAACTCAGCGCCACCATTCCTCGACCGGTATCTCGGGAAACACACACGCGGCGgacgaacgaacgaacgaacgcAGGAACGAGCAAAGCAAGCGCACCTCGTCGTAGCGGCGCGTGACGCGGCGGGGCGCGGGCTGGTGCCGCGGGGCGCAGGCGACGGCGGGGCGGAAGCGGCAGGAGCATGAcggcgaagaggaggaggtggaggggaaggggagagcGGGGGAGGCAAAGAGGGCGGCGAGGcccgccattgctgctgcgGCTTGTGCTTTTCGGGCGCGGTTTGATTGATTTGGGTTTGGTTTCCCTCTCGCGCTGGGCGATGACAGCCCGACCTCCTTATCCTCTCTTCTTCAGTCGAGAGCTGTAGAGGAGAAGCACGTGCAGGGCGCGCGAGACAAGTTCTTCGTGAGGATATAGTTGGGTCGGAAGGCCCGGAAGTACGTGGCCCAACCAAGCCCAGCCCAGGAATCGCCGCGGCGCTCTCGGGGTTTCCAGTTTCAGAGGAAAAAGGTCCGCCAAAATTTCTTATCAGCTCACGCTTGTGCCAGGTTGGCCCATGTGGGCTGAAGACGCTGATTAGTGGGCTCGGGGTTGTGTAAACATTAGTTCTCCTACAATTAATCTCTTTACCTGCTCCGTTCCATTATTCTTGATGCAGCTTTGCCTAGATACGGATGTATGTAGACCCGTTTTAGTGTGTAGCTTCATTTACTATATTTTAGAAGAACTTGCATCAGGAATTATATAAGGGAGGCAAACCCTAGCCATCCTTGTTGAAAAAACTTCAATGAAAACTTGACGGAGGATGATGGATCGAGATTTGAGCTCGCATGATCGAAGACTTTAACACACACACTATACAAACCAGTGAAtccaaaaatacaaaataCCACGAGAAGtattccttcaaaaaaaataccacAAGAAATAGTCTTCGAGCATTATAAATGGCGCCCTATAAATGTTGACAATATTTTGTAGGTAGCATGTCATGCCTTCTTGCCCTTGTCGATTATGTGTAGTTAGTCTCTTAATTGACTCCATGGTGTGTCGATAGAGTACTTCATGAGCACCTGGATCATGGAGGGAGAGGTCACAGATTTCTCGGTGCCCAAAGAAAAATCTACAACATTTGAGGTGACCCACACCTCCTTCTCATTGGTGAGGTCATACATGTAAATCCCAGTGCCTTCATTATCCGGATCTTCTCTCTCAAAGTAGAAGAGGCAGTTGCCGTCAATGGAAGGGAACTTACTAGCATCCACACACACGCACCTCTCGCCGAGGAAGAGAGCACGGTTCCGATAGATCCAATGGGATAGATCGCCGTTTTTTGGGTGTCCACCTTGAAAACATCCACGCCATGGGCGGGACATTCAGGACGGATGATGAGCAGCTTCTCTTTGGCAGATTGAAGGGTGTGGTAGACAGGAGGATAGAAGGAGTGTCTGTCACTGGGAATGTTGGCCGTGATGCTATTTATGAGAACACCTATCATCTCATGATCATTGGCAAGTCCAGAAATAGCACTCACCTTGTCCAGCAGATTGTACTCCACCATGGTGAAGAGATCATCGTTGGGCTCGGCCAAGTACGCTATGTTAGGGAGCGGGCCATCATCCAACAATAGATTGAGGGGAAGCAGGCCAACCCCGCGGAGATAAGATTTGGTATGGCGCACCGAGTCAGGAACGGGCGCTGTGAAAAAGATGGAGGAATCTGTGAAAGGGTTGAAGACACGGGTGGAATGCGGAGCATGCTTGCTTGCCAGGGCGAGGAGGCTGCCGCTGCTCGAGACAAAGTAATGTTCTTTCAGGCAGGGGAGCTCCTTGAACAGGAAACGGCCGGTGGTGGTGTTGATGAAGAGGCTGACCGGGGTTTCCCCATCGTCCTCAGGGTAATGCTCGTCAAGCATGACCGATTGCTGGAGGCGGAAGCGAGGGTTGGCTGGGTTCGCCTTGGGGTGGATGGTCGCCATGGCGGCATGCCAGCCACGGCGGACGACACGCATCTCCATCTAGTAGTCGATGTCGTCGGCGGCCAGGAGGTGGCTGCTGATCTCGTTGACGAGGTCGTTGGGGAGTGAAGACCAGCCCGCCGCCATTGGAGTCTTGCGTAATGGGGTTATGAGAAATGATGTTTTGAGCTTCTGAGGCAATGGATTAGCTATAGCGATGGGATGGATGCAAACGCAGGTAGTGCTTCTCAGATTGGGGGGCAATAGAGTGGTCCGGGATAGTGTTTGAAATGGTAGCGTTTTGCCGCGCTAGCCGGACACGATGAAAATGACGTTCTTATTGCCTTGCTGTCAAGTTCTAATCGAATGGAATATCATTCGGTTTTACACAGCCGATACGTAATACTTGCCAAATATAGTTGCCAAATACGTAAGATTTGTAAGTTTTTTTAATTGCTCACCCGGTCTGCCCCCGGGAGGTTGATTTGAATTTTCAAGTTTTGGCGCTCCAGACAATAAATTAAACTCCAATCTAACCATGTGTTGATCTCCTCGTCTGGTATGGATACGTGTTTCCCACTATATTTGGCATGTATTACATATCCGTTGTGTAAAAAAGGAAGTTATTTCATTCGACTAAAAATCGACAGCAAGCCAATAAGAACGCTAATCCATTGTGTACGCTACCCTTTCAAACAATGTGCAGACcgatatacatatatataacaAGCTCTCTATTGCCCCCAATATCTCCAGAAGCACTTGCGGTTGCATCCATCGATCACATCGCTAATTCCATTGCCTCAAGAGCTCAAAGCATCATTTGCCCAGCCAACCCGCGAGAAGAGAGTTCAAAACTCCTAATTCCATTTGATAAAGCAGTCCATCACACACAACACACTCCAATGGCAGGTTGGTCTTCACTCCCCAACGACCTCGTCAACGAGATCAGCAtccgcctcctcgtcgccgacaACATCGACTACTATATGGAGATGCGTGTCGTCTGCCGTGGCTGGTACGCCACCATGGAGGCCATCCACCCGGAGGCAAACCCGGCCGACCCTCGGTTCTGCCTACGGCAATGGGTGATGCTTGACGAGCAGTACCCTGCAGTGAGCAGCAAGGACGATGGGGATACCCCGGTCCGGTTCTTCATCAACACCGCCACCGGCCGCTACGTCTTCAAGGAGCTCCCCTGCCTGAAAGAATGTTACTTCAtcaccagcagcggcggcctcctcgtcctggCAAGCAAGCGAGCTCCTTACTCCACATACATCTTCAACCCTTTCACCGATTCCTCCATCCGTTTCACAGCGGCCGTTCCTGATTCCGTGCGCCATACCAAAGCTTATATCCATGGGGTTGGCCATTCCCTTAGTCTATTGTTGGATGACAGCCCGCTCCCTAGCACGGCCTACTTGGCCCAGCCCAACGATCATCTCTTCACAATGGTGGAGTACAATCTGTTGGACAAGGTATGTGTGATCTCTGGACTTGCCAATGATCATGTCAGCACACCTACTTCACCAACTACTGGCGAGGCCCAAGACCACAAGACGGatgggccggcaacgaggcccAGGAGAACAACTCGATTGCCGGCCTGGCTTGCAAACCAAGATTGGGTCTGATTACCCTGTAACCAGATTCCTATTTAGTTGCGTCTCTCTTGTAACTTGGCTTTGAACTAATGACGGGATGGACTGATAGCTGTGAGGGTGGATGGGAGGATCAGCTACCGCACAATATTCCTTGTTCTAGTTCATGCTTGGATCGTTGGTAGGT
The Brachypodium distachyon strain Bd21 chromosome 2, Brachypodium_distachyon_v3.0, whole genome shotgun sequence genome window above contains:
- the LOC100838681 gene encoding protease Do-like 2, chloroplastic, translated to MAGLAALFASPALPFPSTSSSSPSCSCRFRPAVACAPRHQPAPRRVTRRYDELEGASKKRRGVIGGGGGGSLASSTRKEKGLSVDFKESQVADFEDLEEDKFFNAVVKVYCTHIRPDYGLPWQKQRQNSSTGSAFMIGDGKLLTNAHCVEHDTQIKVKRRGDDKKYVAKVVARGTECDLALLSVENEEFWRGTEPLQLGRLPCLQDSVTVVGYPLGGDTISVTKGVVSRIEVTPYAHGTSDLLGVQIDAAINAGNSGGPAFNEQGECIGVAFQVFRSDEAENIGYVIPTTVVSHFLNDYRKNGKYTGFPCLGVLLQKLENPALRESLKVPSSEGILVRRVEPTAPASCVLRKGDVIASFDGVPVGCEGTVPFRSTERIAFRYLTSQKYAGDVAELGIIREGNFMKVQTTLHPRKHLVPFHVEGGQPSYLIVAGLVFTPLTEPFIEEECEDTLGLKLLAKARYSLSTFEGEQIVIVSQVLANDVNIGYEHMGNQQVIKLNGTMVKNIHHLAHLVDTCQDKFLTFEFEDDFLVVLDREEAMAASSDIQKEHAIPSVRSSDLSEPYVDTNHEVQKTSEDFGDSPVTNFEMGVDCLLWA